The region AAATAAGCCGAAAACAGCTTGTACCCGAACATCAAAAGGAAGTGAACCATCGTCACATCCCGCGTCACATCATTGCTGTTATTTTCCATCATTCAACCGAATTGATATACCGCATAACAAGTTCGCAGTATTTATTATATTGATCAATCGCCTGGCCCACGGTTTCATAAACTCCGCTTTTATCCAAATTATTGTATTCGTGAACGATCGCGTTGCGAAATCCCGCGCTCTTGGCAATTTCCTGCGCAAAATCCGGCGGTAAAATTCCAAACTTCCCCATTGCCAAAAAACCGTCGCGGTAAGTTTTTGGCGCCTCGATTTTTGGATCCGCCAATTGGGTTATCAGATATTCGTTGATGTCAATCGCGCGGCCGATTGTTTCCATAAGTATATTTTTCAACGCCGAATATTTTATATAGTCGCCCGCAATTTCCACAAGCGCCATTTTGGAAAATCCGGCCAATTGCTCCAACCCGGCGGTCATCAAATTTACCTTTTCAATTACAAAATTTTTATTGATCATATCATTTTAAGCCGTTTTTTAACCATCTTTTCTTTCAAGTCAAACAAGCTTTTGCTTTCCACATAATCGCGAAAAGCATAAATTTTAAATTTAATAAAATCAAGCTCGTCGCCATATAGCAATATTCCGCCTTCCATTACCTGATGGCGGAAAAGCGGATCAGCGTGGTGTAGCGATTTAACATCAATCTTGTTGCTTTGCAACGCGGCCGTGAATTCATCAATTATCTCAATAATTTCTTTAAACTGCAAAAAGTTTTTCCCCAAAACCGCGATATCAACATCGCTATCCTCTTTGGCCATCCCCTTGGCCACCGAACCATAAAGCACCACAAGCCTCAACCCGTGTTTTTCCCCGATCTGGCGGCCCGCATCTTTAATTTTCTCCATCGTTGGTATTTGCATAGCTCTATGGTATCAAAATCAAGCAAAAATAAAAAGACATTTCATTTAAATCCCTAAAAAGGAAAAAATGTTTTAAAATGTCTCTCAACTCACAAAAGGTGTATTACGCTATCCAACTCAACATAGCGAAGAGCTTGCCAGAGCATAACACGAGTTCGCAGAGAAATAATTGGCACAGTTAGATTCTGCAAATCATCTGCTGTAAGCCAACTTACCGCTCCGCTCTTAAGTTTTTCCTCGTATACGCTCGTCCTTTGCGAGTCGTAAAATCTCGTAGGCATAATAAGAGCCAAATCATTCGTGCCATCTTCCTTGCTTAACTGAGCCGGTATCAACACAAATGGCGATTCAGTCAAACCTACCTCTTTTCTCCAGTTGGACAAATCAAGACCAGCTTCTTCTCTTGCTTCGCGCACAATCGTTGCCGCAATGGATGAATAATATCCATTCGTTAAATCGGCGAACGATTGCGCGCCCCCAATCGCTTCATTCTTTCCAGAAAGATCCACATCGTAGAGAGAATCTTTTGCCGTACGTCGCCGGACCAATATCTCTGGTTTTTCGCCAATCCATCTAACTAAACCAACGAAAAAACCAATCGTCGCGGCAACTTGATGTTTATCATTAACAAGCTGACTAACCTTCGTAATATTTTTGGAAGGATCGATTATTATCGACTTTGCCAATTTTTAACCTCCATTTCGGCCTTCTAGTAGAAGAGCTTATTTTATAAGATCACGGATTTTCTTTTTTGTCAAATTGTAAAATTTGGGCGTTGGGATAAAATGAAAATGTATATTCTTTCTATTATTATGTCGCGCAAATTTCGGACTTTTCTTTTTGGATTTTTTGTTTTGCTGTTCGCGGTCGCGGCGCCGGCGCTGGCGCTTTACGCGCAAGGGTACCGGATCAACTGGCCGCTGGAAGCCGGCAAAAAGCTGGTGGTGATGACCGGCGGATTTTTCGTTAAAGCAACCCCGAAACAAGTCAGCGTCTATGTGAACGAAAGATTGAAAAAACAGACCGATTTTTTCTTTGATTCGGCGCTGGCGGACAACTTGCTCCCCCGCAAATACAAGTTTGAAATCAAAAAACCCGGATATCAAACTTGGGAAAAAAATCTGGAAATAAAAGAAAAAGAAGTCACCGAAGCCCGAAACATCCTTCTTTTCCCGGATCGAATCAATTTTACCAATATCGGAAAAGACATCCGAGAAATTTTGCCTTCGCCCGACGGCCAAAAAATCGCCTTGCGCGAAAACGGCGAAAACGGCTGGAGCTTGAAACTCTACGACATTTCCCAGAATATCACATTAAAACTGGCCAACCAGAATAATTTCGCGGGCAAAAATCCGGAATTCTCCGATTGGGATTGGATCGATGCCAAAACATTGGAAGTAAAATCAAATTCCGCCGCGGCCTCATCCACATACGATATCGCCATCGATAAGAATCCTCCCCGCCTGACAAAAAAAACAAACTCAAACGCGACCTCCACGGCAATGTCGGCAAACGCAAAAGCGGACGATAAATATTATTTGGGAGACGACGGTTTTGTCTATAAAAACGACAACGCCGCGGCTCCCGCCAAGGCCGGACCCGCCCAAATAACTCCCGCGCCGGATACCGATCGGCAATTATGGGTTTTTGGCAATTATATTTTTGCCCGCGAAGGTTCGCGGCTGTATGTTTCAAACTCATCCTTGGAAACATTCTCGAAAATTTCCGACAATTTGTCCGGCGAACCGAAACTTTCCCCCGATGGCAAAAAGGTGGCCTACGCATCCGACTCCGAAATCTGGGTGTTCTATCTTGAAAGCAAAACTGATCAGCCCCAAGCCGCCGCAAGCGACAAAATTTTTATCGCGCGGCTTTCCGAGAAAATCGCCGATTGCGACTGGTTCAATTCCGATTACTTGATTTTTGTCGCCGGCGACAGCGTCAAAACCGCCGAGATTGACAATCGCGACAAAATCAATTTTGCCGATTTGGCCAAAGTATCGGCAATTTCCGGACAAGAGCAAAACAAGCCGGCGGAAATGTTCGTGCGCCAAGACAAAAAAATCATCTATTTGTTCGCCAATAACGCCCTCTACAAATCCGATCCGATAGAATAATTTGCAACAAAGCGAAGTCTCCCCCGTTTTTTGTTTTGCCGCCAAGACGCTCAAATTGAGGAGCGGCGCGGATTATTTTACCTTTGTTCCCGTATTTTTGATTTCCGCGGCAATGGCATTGCGCCCTTCAGTAAAGTCTTTCAAAGACAAGCTGTGAGGCTCAATGCGCGTATCAACCATTCGCCTGATTCGCCGCAGAATAAAACTATCTTCAATTTTCACCGGTTTTTTGGGAATAACCGCAACATCAATGTCGCTATTCTCTCCGGCCGTGCCCTTTGCCCAAGAACCGAATAAATAAAAGCTACCGGAAAATTACATTCATCCAGTTTTTTTGCGTATCTATTAACAATTTTTATTGCTTGGCTTTTTGACATAATTCTTCGTAAATTTCTTTAATCTTTTCAAAATATTTTTTCGTATAAGCGGAATTGCATCTTTTATAAAAATCCAGTTTATATTACGCCAGCATCATAATATCCCCCAACCAATTGCCGCCGATGATCTTGTTTTCATAAAACTACCGGCGAGATGAAGCCGGCGCTTTCTATGAATTTTTTGGAAATCACATATTGTGACGGCAGTTGGATGTCTGTGGCCAGTTTCTGCAACTTTGATACATCCTGCAGAGTTCCGGTCAGCTTAATCTCAAAAGCAATCTTTTTATCGAGGATGGCGTCAATTTCGGCAGTGTTGCGCTTGTTGTAAAAGCTTACCTTGCCATAACGGACTAACTGATTGATTACCGCGTTTTCAAACAATTGCGCATCGTTTACATTGCCCATCACCTGCAGCAATCCGGTATCGCTGAAATAAACCTTCCGGCCGCCGGCGACCGCTTTATCAATGCTTTTTGTGTAGCGCGGCAAGAGGTTTACAACAAAAGTCCCCTGTAAAAATTCAAGGTAATGATAAACTTTTGGCCGGTTAATCCCAAGCTCGGCTGCCAGCCGAGTAACATCAATCAATGATCCGATTCTGGGGACCAAAAGCAGTAACAGGTCCCGCAGTTCCTGGATATCCTTGTAATCCGATAAAATCTTTAAATCTTTTTCAAAGAATGAAGAGAATATATTTCTCAGTATTTGCTTTTTAGCATCAATATCGGACTCCAATACCACCGCGGGGAACCCGCCATAATGGACGAAATCATTATAATCAGTTTCAAATTTTTTATAATTGAAGATGGTGTTGTTCTTCAGGGATTGCAAAATACCATCAATCATCGCTTCCTTTTCTTCGATTTTGTCTTTGAAGTACAGGTATTCCTGAAAACTTAAAGTTGGCAGTTCAAAAAGGAATTTTCTGCCCGAAAGCGATTCGGGAAATAAATTTTTCAAATAATAGTTAGACGATCCGGTAACAATGAATTTAACTCGGTAATGATCGATTAAGTATTTGATTATCTTGGTCATTTCCGGGTAGATTTGAATTTCATCAATAAAAATTACCAATCGGGCATTATCAGCCTTCTTAGCCATCTTTTCCAGGTTCCGATAAATATTGCTGTAATCAATGTCTTCAAAGATCTTTACATCCAACGGATTTTCAAAATCAAACCACAATTTGGGCTGGTTGCCCGCCCAATTAAAAATCTGGCGCATCAAAGTGGTTTTACCGACCTGCCTCATACCGGTGACCACCAGCGCCTCTTTGCTATCAAAATATTTCACCAAGCTATTGAATAAAATCCTTTTTTTGTATTTTTCCATAGTGTAATAAAATAATTACAAAAAAGCGTAAATATGTAATCATTATATTACACTGCGATAACGCTGTCAAATTAAACACCGGTTTTTAACACAACGCTAAAAGCCGCCCCTCGCTTGCGCTTGGGGCGGCTATATTTTTCTATAAACTATTCACCATAAACTCCCCTACCGTTTCGCCCATTGCGGGGCGCGGCGGGCTTTCTTCAAGCCGGGTTTTTTGCGCTCTTTCATGCGCGGATCGCGCGTTAGGTAGCCGGACTTTTTCAAGCGCTTTTTGAAATCGGCGTTAAACAACACCAGCGCGCGGGTAATGCCGTGGCGCAACGCTTCGGCTTGCGCGTTGATGCCGCCGCCCTTGACCAGCGCGGTAACCCGGAATCTGTCGGTGCAATTCATTTTGACCAGCGGCGCTTCGATGATATTTTTGAATTCAACGGTCTTGAAATATTGGTCGAACGGCTTGTCATTGACTAAAAATATTTTATCGCCGCGGGTATAAAGGCGGACGCGCGCGATCGCGGTCTTTCTGCGGCCGATAGATTCATAATATTTATCGGTCTTCTTCCTGCCCGAAGCGTCCAGAGGATCGTTGGCAACGCTGTCTTCAACTTTGATCTCCGCGATTTTTACGGCAACGATTTCCGGAGTTTCTTCGATCTTTTTTACCGCCGGATGCGCTTTTTTTACCGCGGGTTTAGTCGCCGCGGCCTTAATCTCTTTGGGTTCAATTTTTTGAGTATCCTTGGTTTTTGCCATATTTATTTGCATTACTGTTGCACGGTCAACCGTTTTATCATTTGGTCGCGCAATTTGTTGGTCGGAAGCATGCGGTACACCGCTTGTCGCAAAAGCTGGCCGGGATTCTTCTCCATCGTTTCCCCCATTGTGGTTGCTTTCAAACCACTCATGTAACCGCTGTAACGATAATCTTTTTCCTGCTCAAGCTTCTTGCCGGTAATCGTCACTTTCCGGAAATTTTTAACCGTCACAAAATCGCCCGCGTCAACATTTTTGGCGAATCCCGGCTTATCTTTGCCCCGCAAGAATACCGCGACAATTACCGCGAGCTTTCCCAAAACCATCCCCGTGGCATCGATTGTTCGCTTTTCTCTTTTAATGGAAGTCGTTTTCATAACTAAGATTTTATTTCTTCTTTCTTTTCAATTTTGGCGGTCTTTTTGGTTTTCTTTGCCGCGACCTGCTTGATTTTCCCCTTGACCGTTTCAACAACCGGCGGCCGATCCAGCAATTCAACCACCGCCATGGGCGCTCCATCCTTAAGTCTTTGGCCCAAAAGCGCGACGCGAGTATATCCGCCGACACGATCTTTAAAGCGGGGCGCGATCACCGCCGTCAATTTGCGGCTGGCGACTTCGGGCAATATTGACGCCAAAGCTTTTTTTGAAGCCAAATCGCCGACCTTCGCCTTGGTAATCAATCTCTCGACAAAAGAGGCGGCCTGGCGCGCGCGGACCTTGGTGGTTTGAATCTTTTCCCGCAATATCAGATTGACCGCCAAAGAACGCATAAACGCTCTTCTTTGATCGGTTTTCCGGCTGAATTTTTTACCTTTAATTCTCTTGTACATAATAATATTATCAGAACTCAAATGCCAAAATCAAAATTTAATCGGTTAGATTATGCGTTGAAAACATTTCGAAACATCGTAAAATGACTGACCAATATCTCCGAAGCCTGCGCGAACGCGGTTTCCGGAGTAATGGTGCCGTCGGTTTCGATTTCAAAAATTACTTTGTCGAAATCCGTCCGGTCGCCTACGCGCATATTTTGAACCTTGAAACCAACTTTTTTAACCGGCGTAAACATCGCATCCATCGCAATCACCCCGATTTCCAGCTTGGCCTTGGTTTGGCGCATTTCTTTTGACATATAGCCGGTCCCTTTTTCAACCTTGATTTCCATTTCCAATTTGGAACTTTTCGCGGTCAAACTGGCGATGTGGGTTTCGGGATTGGCAAGCTCCAGCTGGCTGGGAATCTCCAAATCCGCGCCGGTAATCTCTTTCTCGCCCTTGGCCTTCAACACGCAAGTCTGCGGCTCGTCGCCGGTCAGCTTGAATCTTAATTGGCGAACATTGATCATCAATGTGATCACATCTTCCATCACTCCCGCGATCGTCGAAAATTCATGCGGCACGCTTTTGATATTTATCTGGGTAACGGCGGCGCCTTCAAGCGACGACAGCATCACCCGCCTCAACGCGTTGCCGACGGTAACGCCATAACCGGGGTACAGCGCCTCGATTTCGATTGACGCGCTGTTGCCTTTTTTATCAATTACTTTGGGTTCAAGCGGTAATGGTATCATGATTTTTTGCCGTAAATCCTCGAACGTTTTACCGCGTCACACGCGGGTATTCGCGTCCAGGAAATCAACGACATTTAAATAATTTTCAATTCCCAATTTCCAATGTTCAAACTTGGAATTTTTTATCTGGCGTAAAATTCAAACACCGAACCGATCTCGGCGGGCAAAGCCAATTCCTCCATTGAAATATCGCCCACTCTCTTGCCCTCCATTTTGTCCGCGTCAAGCGACAGCCATAACGGCGTTTTGTAAGATTTCAAGGCCGGCTGTAATTGAACAAAGTAAGCGTTCTTGATTTTGCGCGGCGCCACGGAAACCACATCTCCTTTAATAACCCTGTATGAAGGCAAATTGACCGGCTTTCCGTTGACCAAAAAACTCTTATGGCTCACCAGCTGCCTCGCCGCGAGCCGGGAAGGCGCGAATCCAAGCCGGAACACAACATTGTCCAACCGCCCTTCAAGCGCGCCCATCAGCGCCAGCGGCAGGTCTTCGGCGCTTCCTTTTTTCGCGAGAACGGCTTTCACATAGTTCTTGAATTGCTGTTCGCGCAGGTTATACCACGCCTTCACGCGCTGTTTTTCGCGCAATTCCCGGCCGAATTCCGAAAGGGAGCGCGCCCGGCGCTTTCCTTTTTTGCCCGGAGCGGTCGGACGGCGCACCATGGCGCATTTCTGGCCGTAACAGCGGCTTCCCTTGAGAAGCAGTTTGGCTCCCGCGCGGCGGCAAATCTTGCATTTTATGTTCGTTTCCATGTTTAATAACTTAAATCTTAAAGCGAAAAGTGTAAAGCGAGAATACGAATTTGTATTTTTGCTTTGCGCTTTTAGCTTTTAGCTTTTCACTTTTACACTCTTCGGGTCTTTCTCGGCTTGCAACCATTGTGCGGGATCGGCGTGATGTCTTTTATCGAAACAATGTCAATACCGCGCGCCGCCAGCGACCGGATCGCCGAATCGCGGCCGGAACCGATGCCCTTCACCAAAACCTGCACTTTCTCAACCGCCATCTTCTTTATGATTTCGGCCACGGCTTCCGCGACTTTGGAAGCCGCGAACGGCGTGCCTTTCTTGGTACCCTTGAAACCGATGCTTCCCGAAGACTTCCAGCATAAAATATTCCCGCTTTCATCGGCGAACGAAACAATCGTATTGTTGTATGACGAGGAAATGTAAACCATTCCTTGCCTTGTGCGCCCGGGCATTTTTACGGTGAATTCCTTTTTTGCCTTGGCCTCGACGGCATCCCGCTCTTTCAACAATTCCTCTTTATTTTGAGTGGCAACATGCTTCTTACCCATTGTAATTAATTTAAAATGTAAATATCAAAATGAAAAATTATTGTGTTGGAATTTTTACAAAAATTTCAACTGTATATCATTCCTTAATTTTGATTTTTGATTTTTTAACTTTTAATTTGTTATGTCGGCGTCGCTGCCGGTTTGCGGCCCGAACCCACGGTCTTGCGGATATTACCGCGCACGGTTCTGGTGTTGGTCCGCGTTCTTTGGCCCCTGACCGGCAAATTGCGCGAATGGCGCATACCTCTCCAAGCCACGATGTCCTTCAAGCGTTTGATGTTCATCATCACATCGCGTTTCAAATCGCCTTCCACGCGGTAATTCTTCTTGACTATTTCCTCGATCAATTTCATCTGTTCCGGCGTCAAATCTTTTGCCTTGACGGTTGGGCCGATCTTGGCTTCGGCAAGCACCACTTTGGCCGATGATCTCCCGATCCCGTAAATGTATCCAAGCGCGATTCCGATTTGTTTGTTGTCCGGTATGTTTACACCGATTATGCGTGGCATATGAATTCTTTAAAAATTATGGCGCGAAACGCAAAACAAAAACTCAAGCTCTATTTTTATATTTGTCTTCGAGCTTTCAATTTTGTTTTATGTTTTTACCCCTGTCGCTGTTTATGCTTCGGATTTTTCTTGCAAATAACATAAATCCGGTTGTCTCTTTTGACGATCTGGCAATCCTTGCAAATTTTTCTTAATGATGCTCTGACTTTCATGATTGTAATAAATTGGGTTCTCGCGCCGGAATATCAACCCCGCCGCGACCGGAAGATGTTTTCTCCGGACTCCTCATTCTCTTTGTTTCCCGCGGCAAGCCAACGGGGTGCAAAAAGAATTAAAGAAATTATTTACCGCGATACACTATTCTTCCTTTTTTTTCGTCATAAGGACTCATTTCAACCGTGACGATATCGCCATTCAGAATTTTTATCCTAAACATTCTCAACTTTCCCGCCAAGTGGCCGATCACTTCCCGGCCATCGGAAAGCTTTACGCGGAATTTGGCGTTCGGTAAAGATTCAAACACTTGTCCTTGAAATCTCAATACTTTTTTATTTTCCATTGAAACAATTTATAAGTATACCAGAAAGCTTCATTAAAGTCAAATACCGATACCGTAATCACTCACTGGGGAGCAAATTTGTTGAGGTTTGACCTCGAGAATTTGTATTTTGAGGTCAATCCTCAACGAATTTGCGGTAAGGGCCGGCGCGAATTTGAAGGTCAAACCTCTCGCAAGCCGAGGATTGACCTTCAAATTCGCTATTTTTACTTCCCGGTGAGGGGTTACCCAATACCCGCTTCACACTTCTCGCGCCCGATTCATTCCAATATGGTCCAAACTTCAATCCGGTCCAATTCCCGGGGAACATTCAACCGCCAGGGCGGCGAAAGCTGTATCTGGGCGTCTTTCATCCCGGGTTGGCTCATCAGAAATAATCGCGCTTCCTGAAGCCCCTTCTCGGATAGGCCTTTTTTCAAATCCGCTTCGCCCATCCCCGAATAAATCATCACTTCCGCGGCCGCGGTCAAAGAAGGCTTGCCGTTCGCCGGATCAATCCCGGCATACGACGATTTAATGGCCAAGCTTTTTTCGTTCGCGAA is a window of Candidatus Nealsonbacteria bacterium DGGOD1a DNA encoding:
- the rpsD gene encoding 30S ribosomal protein S4 — translated: METNIKCKICRRAGAKLLLKGSRCYGQKCAMVRRPTAPGKKGKRRARSLSEFGRELREKQRVKAWYNLREQQFKNYVKAVLAKKGSAEDLPLALMGALEGRLDNVVFRLGFAPSRLAARQLVSHKSFLVNGKPVNLPSYRVIKGDVVSVAPRKIKNAYFVQLQPALKSYKTPLWLSLDADKMEGKRVGDISMEELALPAEIGSVFEFYAR
- the rplM gene encoding 50S ribosomal protein L13, which translates into the protein MKTTSIKREKRTIDATGMVLGKLAVIVAVFLRGKDKPGFAKNVDAGDFVTVKNFRKVTITGKKLEQEKDYRYSGYMSGLKATTMGETMEKNPGQLLRQAVYRMLPTNKLRDQMIKRLTVQQ
- the rplQ gene encoding 50S ribosomal protein L17, coding for MYKRIKGKKFSRKTDQRRAFMRSLAVNLILREKIQTTKVRARQAASFVERLITKAKVGDLASKKALASILPEVASRKLTAVIAPRFKDRVGGYTRVALLGQRLKDGAPMAVVELLDRPPVVETVKGKIKQVAAKKTKKTAKIEKKEEIKS
- the rpsM gene encoding 30S ribosomal protein S13, which encodes MPRIIGVNIPDNKQIGIALGYIYGIGRSSAKVVLAEAKIGPTVKAKDLTPEQMKLIEEIVKKNYRVEGDLKRDVMMNIKRLKDIVAWRGMRHSRNLPVRGQRTRTNTRTVRGNIRKTVGSGRKPAATPT
- a CDS encoding nucleotidyltransferase domain-containing protein, which produces MEKIKDAGRQIGEKHGLRLVVLYGSVAKGMAKEDSDVDIAVLGKNFLQFKEIIEIIDEFTAALQSNKIDVKSLHHADPLFRHQVMEGGILLYGDELDFIKFKIYAFRDYVESKSLFDLKEKMVKKRLKMI
- the rpoA gene encoding DNA-directed RNA polymerase subunit alpha; this encodes MIPLPLEPKVIDKKGNSASIEIEALYPGYGVTVGNALRRVMLSSLEGAAVTQINIKSVPHEFSTIAGVMEDVITLMINVRQLRFKLTGDEPQTCVLKAKGEKEITGADLEIPSQLELANPETHIASLTAKSSKLEMEIKVEKGTGYMSKEMRQTKAKLEIGVIAMDAMFTPVKKVGFKVQNMRVGDRTDFDKVIFEIETDGTITPETAFAQASEILVSHFTMFRNVFNA
- the rpmJ gene encoding 50S ribosomal protein L36, whose protein sequence is MKVRASLRKICKDCQIVKRDNRIYVICKKNPKHKQRQG
- a CDS encoding ATP-binding protein; the protein is MEKYKKRILFNSLVKYFDSKEALVVTGMRQVGKTTLMRQIFNWAGNQPKLWFDFENPLDVKIFEDIDYSNIYRNLEKMAKKADNARLVIFIDEIQIYPEMTKIIKYLIDHYRVKFIVTGSSNYYLKNLFPESLSGRKFLFELPTLSFQEYLYFKDKIEEKEAMIDGILQSLKNNTIFNYKKFETDYNDFVHYGGFPAVVLESDIDAKKQILRNIFSSFFEKDLKILSDYKDIQELRDLLLLLVPRIGSLIDVTRLAAELGINRPKVYHYLEFLQGTFVVNLLPRYTKSIDKAVAGGRKVYFSDTGLLQVMGNVNDAQLFENAVINQLVRYGKVSFYNKRNTAEIDAILDKKIAFEIKLTGTLQDVSKLQKLATDIQLPSQYVISKKFIESAGFISPVVL
- the rpsK gene encoding 30S ribosomal protein S11 — protein: MGKKHVATQNKEELLKERDAVEAKAKKEFTVKMPGRTRQGMVYISSSYNNTIVSFADESGNILCWKSSGSIGFKGTKKGTPFAASKVAEAVAEIIKKMAVEKVQVLVKGIGSGRDSAIRSLAARGIDIVSIKDITPIPHNGCKPRKTRRV
- a CDS encoding DUF86 domain-containing protein, which codes for MINKNFVIEKVNLMTAGLEQLAGFSKMALVEIAGDYIKYSALKNILMETIGRAIDINEYLITQLADPKIEAPKTYRDGFLAMGKFGILPPDFAQEIAKSAGFRNAIVHEYNNLDKSGVYETVGQAIDQYNKYCELVMRYINSVE
- the rpsI gene encoding 30S ribosomal protein S9, encoding MDASGRKKTDKYYESIGRRKTAIARVRLYTRGDKIFLVNDKPFDQYFKTVEFKNIIEAPLVKMNCTDRFRVTALVKGGGINAQAEALRHGITRALVLFNADFKKRLKKSGYLTRDPRMKERKKPGLKKARRAPQWAKR
- the infA gene encoding translation initiation factor IF-1, which translates into the protein MENKKVLRFQGQVFESLPNAKFRVKLSDGREVIGHLAGKLRMFRIKILNGDIVTVEMSPYDEKKGRIVYRGK